The following proteins come from a genomic window of Edaphobacter sp. 4G125:
- the era gene encoding GTPase Era has translation MAFRSGFVSIIGRPNAGKSTLLNALLGQKLAIVTHKPQTTRTRIHGVLEVPLRKKTRTDTGHPAAQIVLVDTPGIHKPTSQLDRRMMQEVQDALESRDLVLFLVDVTHRLPRENDGDSKSPSATRRRLSAAEDEFALSFVRKLTCPVILILNKIDMVRKDELLPLIAHWSSLHRFAAVIPISAKKKLGLELLLDQVIAQLPEGQRYFPKYQLTDQPERFLAAEIIREKILLLTGEEVPYATAVVIEKYEEPASLRKTKDGKLPVTKIAATIFCERAGQKAILIGKNGEMLKRIGTNARKEIESLLGTRVFLELFIKVHEDWRSSANFVEDLDWRRQLEEIASRQTEE, from the coding sequence ATGGCATTTCGTTCCGGTTTCGTCTCTATTATCGGCCGCCCTAATGCGGGTAAGTCGACCCTCCTTAACGCCTTGCTTGGGCAGAAGCTCGCAATCGTCACTCATAAGCCACAGACGACGCGTACGCGTATTCATGGTGTGCTGGAAGTTCCGCTGCGCAAGAAGACCCGCACCGATACCGGGCATCCGGCTGCGCAGATCGTTTTGGTCGATACGCCCGGAATTCACAAACCCACCTCTCAGCTCGACCGCCGCATGATGCAGGAAGTTCAGGATGCGCTGGAGTCGCGCGACCTGGTGCTGTTTCTTGTCGACGTGACACACCGACTGCCCCGCGAGAATGACGGCGACAGCAAATCTCCTTCGGCAACACGGCGGCGGCTCTCCGCGGCCGAAGACGAGTTTGCGCTCTCGTTTGTGCGCAAGCTTACCTGCCCGGTGATCCTTATCCTCAACAAGATCGATATGGTTCGAAAAGATGAGCTGCTTCCGCTGATTGCACATTGGAGCTCGCTGCACCGCTTTGCCGCCGTCATTCCAATCTCAGCGAAGAAGAAGCTGGGCCTGGAGCTGTTGCTAGACCAGGTGATTGCGCAGCTTCCTGAGGGCCAGCGATATTTCCCGAAGTATCAGCTCACCGATCAGCCGGAACGCTTTCTGGCAGCAGAGATTATTCGCGAGAAGATTCTCCTGCTGACCGGCGAAGAGGTTCCCTACGCGACTGCAGTAGTGATTGAGAAATACGAAGAGCCCGCATCGCTGCGCAAGACAAAGGACGGGAAGCTGCCCGTCACCAAAATTGCCGCCACGATCTTCTGCGAACGAGCGGGCCAGAAAGCCATTCTGATCGGGAAAAATGGTGAGATGCTCAAACGCATCGGGACGAACGCCCGCAAAGAGATTGAATCCTTATTGGGCACTCGGGTCTTCCTGGAGCTATTCATCAAAGTTCACGAGGACTGGCGCAGTTCGGCCAACTTTGTGGAAGACCTCGACTGGCGGCGGCAGTTGGAGGAGATCGCTTCCAGGCAGACCGAGGAGTAG
- a CDS encoding sugar phosphate isomerase/epimerase family protein, with translation MSHTASPPPDMKTDRRNFLKQTAMTTAALSLGQSAFAESEVQPAFKPFDLGLLIHPYPDVEGPIALVRKLGFPTCFLSLDSYIGKFTPALAKTMRDALDKHQVVATTVEVVRPEPLKWNFMDGPSTIGIVPRQYRAARIDALKQVSDFGKLLGVKQVQTHCGFIPENPRDELYEETVQAIRELTLHCAGNDQSFLMETGQETPTTMSRVIRDVNHPALGVGLDTANLILYGKANPVDAVKILGPHIRAMHAKDGKWPTNPSELGKEVLIGQGEVDFRKVFEGLRAAGYKGAVSIERETSGPQQIEDVRQEKIYLERILNQV, from the coding sequence TTGTCGCACACTGCATCGCCCCCTCCTGACATGAAGACCGATCGACGCAACTTTCTGAAGCAGACCGCGATGACGACCGCAGCTCTCTCGCTCGGCCAAAGCGCATTTGCCGAATCGGAAGTGCAGCCGGCGTTCAAACCCTTTGATCTTGGCTTGCTGATCCATCCATATCCTGATGTAGAGGGGCCGATCGCTCTTGTTCGTAAACTTGGCTTCCCTACCTGCTTTCTTTCACTCGACAGCTATATCGGCAAGTTCACGCCTGCGTTGGCGAAGACGATGCGCGATGCGCTAGACAAACACCAGGTCGTCGCCACGACAGTTGAAGTCGTTCGTCCCGAGCCACTCAAATGGAACTTTATGGATGGGCCATCGACCATCGGTATCGTTCCTCGCCAATATCGTGCAGCCCGGATCGATGCCCTGAAGCAGGTCTCCGACTTTGGAAAGCTCCTCGGCGTCAAGCAGGTCCAGACCCACTGTGGCTTCATTCCAGAAAATCCCCGCGACGAACTCTATGAAGAGACCGTCCAAGCTATCCGTGAGCTGACTCTTCATTGTGCAGGCAACGACCAGAGCTTCCTGATGGAAACTGGTCAGGAGACTCCGACGACAATGTCACGTGTGATTCGCGATGTCAATCATCCTGCGCTTGGCGTCGGACTGGATACAGCGAACCTGATCCTGTACGGCAAGGCGAACCCTGTCGATGCAGTCAAGATTCTTGGCCCACACATTCGTGCTATGCATGCCAAGGATGGCAAGTGGCCCACGAACCCTTCGGAGTTAGGCAAGGAGGTCCTCATCGGGCAGGGAGAGGTCGATTTCCGAAAGGTCTTCGAGGGACTTCGCGCCGCAGGTTACAAGGGAGCAGTCAGCATCGAGCGCGAGACCTCGGGACCGCAACAGATTGAAGACGTGCGCCAGGAGAAGATCTACCTCGAACGCATTCTTAATCAGGTTTAA
- a CDS encoding Gfo/Idh/MocA family protein yields the protein MDRRKFVQGAATASGLLFVKPQTAFSYAANSRVRWGLLGCGRRGTAVATSFAKNAGVEIVALADIFPDQLARGKQHFDKVNASLGLPAIDQRRMFRGHDASKAIAACKDVDAVQISTPPFFHVDHLDTVTAGGKHAYCEKPVGVDVPQTRRALEIGQRENSKVSMAVGFQIRSAPPFVELVRRIHAGQIGKIAQIAAYYNAPPAAMVDGITPGTDEYRLRNWLLYKNLSGDILVEQNIHVIDVCNWVMQSHPIAAYAKSSRKVIQRPGDTADNYEIIYTYPDDIEMSFTSTQFNKNHFFDVSERFFGSEGLADAPYSGALQIRGTQPWAWSSGAAKPTGQFAANGDFSDNLAEADPMKDRDFVQSIVSGKFQNQIAAGVDTARSCIMGRKSAETGRTVTWQEIEADNDAYSLGMDLKQFS from the coding sequence ATGGATAGACGCAAATTTGTTCAGGGCGCGGCAACAGCCTCGGGACTTCTTTTTGTTAAACCCCAGACGGCATTCAGCTACGCCGCAAACTCTCGCGTACGTTGGGGACTATTAGGCTGCGGCCGACGCGGTACCGCCGTGGCAACCTCCTTTGCCAAGAACGCTGGAGTCGAGATTGTTGCTCTTGCAGACATCTTTCCTGACCAGCTCGCTAGAGGAAAGCAGCATTTCGACAAGGTAAATGCCTCACTGGGGCTTCCTGCCATTGATCAGCGCCGGATGTTCCGTGGACATGATGCCTCAAAGGCCATCGCGGCCTGCAAGGATGTCGATGCGGTACAGATCTCCACTCCACCATTTTTCCATGTCGATCATCTCGACACAGTGACTGCGGGCGGAAAACATGCCTACTGCGAGAAGCCCGTCGGGGTCGATGTCCCCCAGACGCGTCGCGCGCTCGAGATTGGCCAACGCGAGAACAGTAAAGTCAGCATGGCTGTCGGCTTCCAAATTCGCTCGGCTCCTCCGTTTGTCGAACTGGTTCGACGCATTCATGCAGGACAGATCGGAAAGATCGCACAGATTGCGGCGTACTATAACGCGCCCCCTGCGGCGATGGTCGACGGTATAACACCCGGCACCGACGAGTATCGCCTGCGTAATTGGTTACTGTACAAAAATCTCTCGGGCGATATTTTGGTAGAACAGAATATCCATGTCATCGATGTGTGCAACTGGGTCATGCAGTCTCATCCCATCGCCGCCTATGCGAAGAGCAGCCGCAAAGTAATTCAGCGTCCGGGCGATACCGCGGATAATTATGAGATCATCTACACCTACCCGGACGACATCGAGATGAGCTTCACCTCAACGCAGTTCAACAAGAACCACTTCTTCGACGTCTCGGAACGCTTCTTCGGAAGCGAAGGACTGGCCGATGCTCCTTACAGCGGCGCGCTTCAGATTCGCGGCACGCAGCCCTGGGCGTGGAGTTCCGGCGCGGCAAAACCAACCGGACAGTTCGCCGCCAACGGAGACTTCTCTGACAATCTTGCCGAAGCCGATCCCATGAAGGATCGCGACTTCGTTCAGAGCATCGTCAGCGGGAAGTTTCAGAACCAGATTGCAGCCGGAGTGGATACCGCCCGCAGCTGCATCATGGGAAGAAAATCCGCCGAGACAGGCCGCACTGTCACATGGCAGGAGATTGAGGCGGACAACGACGCGTACTCTCTGGGAATGGATCTGAAGCAGTTTAGCTAA